In Lacrimispora indolis DSM 755, a genomic segment contains:
- a CDS encoding methionine ABC transporter permease, with protein MIFDATVLQMLKTGIWESLFMTFTSSFFAYLIGIPLGIFLVVTDKEGIYPIPWFQRILGLIINLLRSVPFIILLIMVLPITRAVVGTTLGAKAVIPPLVIASAPYVARVVEASFKEVDPGVIEAAKSMGSSTLQIIWKVLLPEAKPSLLVGAALSVTTILAYSAMAGFVGGGGLGDIAIKYGYYRYQTEMMFITVAILVIIVQVIQEAGMKLSRVSDKRIK; from the coding sequence ATGATCTTTGATGCAACCGTTTTGCAGATGCTTAAAACAGGCATATGGGAAAGCTTGTTCATGACATTTACCTCATCCTTTTTTGCGTACCTTATCGGAATTCCCTTAGGCATTTTTCTGGTTGTTACGGACAAAGAAGGGATCTATCCCATCCCCTGGTTTCAGAGGATTCTGGGTCTGATTATAAACCTGCTCCGGTCCGTGCCGTTTATCATTCTGTTGATTATGGTGCTTCCCATTACAAGGGCTGTTGTGGGTACTACCCTGGGAGCAAAGGCTGTGATCCCCCCGTTGGTAATAGCCTCAGCGCCCTATGTAGCCAGAGTCGTGGAAGCTTCCTTTAAGGAAGTGGATCCAGGCGTGATCGAGGCGGCAAAATCCATGGGTTCTTCCACCCTTCAGATCATATGGAAGGTTCTTCTTCCGGAAGCAAAGCCTTCCCTCTTGGTTGGAGCGGCTCTTTCCGTCACTACCATATTGGCCTATTCTGCTATGGCAGGCTTTGTAGGCGGAGGCGGACTTGGAGATATTGCAATTAAATACGGATATTACCGCTACCAGACGGAGATGATGTTTATAACCGTGGCAATTCTTGTTATCATTGTCCAGGTCATTCAGGAGGCAGGAATGAAACTATCCAGAGTGAGCGATAAGAGAATTAAGTAG
- a CDS encoding peptide chain release factor 3, which translates to MNIAEEIKKRRTFAIISHPDAGKTTLTEKFLLYGGAINLAGTVKGRKGAKHAVSDWMEIEKERGISVTSSVLQFNYDGFCINILDTPGHQDFSEDTYRTLMAADSAVMVIDGSKGVEAQTIKLFKVCVMRHIPIFTFVNKMDREARDPFELMDEIEEVLGIRTCPVNWPIGCGRDFKGVYDRFKETITTFRASMNGQKEVEATEVQLGDAQVDTLIGESYHRQLMEDIELLDGASDELDMERVGKGDLSPVFFGSALTNFGVETFLQHFLQMTTSPLPRLTTTGVVDPFEEDFSAFVFKIQANMNKAHRDRIAFMRIVSGKFDAGMEVNHVQGGKKLRLSQPQQLMAQDRKIVEEAYAGDIIGVFDPGIFSIGDTLCKSNEKLEYEGIPTFAPEHFARVRQMDTMKRKQFIKGVNQIAQEGAIQIFQEFNTGMEEIIVGVVGELQFEVLTYRLENEYNVEVKLEKLPYEYIRWIENKDEIDVAKIQGTSDMKRIKDLKDNPLLLFVNSWSVGMVLERNPGLRLSEFGHS; encoded by the coding sequence GTGAATATAGCGGAAGAGATTAAGAAGAGAAGAACATTTGCCATTATTTCCCATCCGGATGCGGGAAAAACCACGCTGACAGAGAAATTTCTGCTTTATGGAGGGGCCATCAACCTGGCTGGAACGGTAAAGGGAAGAAAAGGTGCCAAGCATGCAGTTTCCGACTGGATGGAGATTGAAAAGGAGAGAGGTATTTCCGTCACCTCCTCTGTTTTACAGTTTAATTACGACGGATTTTGTATTAACATTCTGGACACACCCGGCCACCAGGATTTCTCCGAGGATACTTATCGTACCTTGATGGCGGCCGATTCCGCTGTCATGGTCATTGATGGTTCCAAGGGTGTGGAGGCTCAGACCATCAAGCTGTTTAAAGTCTGCGTTATGCGCCATATCCCCATTTTTACATTTGTGAATAAGATGGACCGGGAAGCAAGAGATCCTTTTGAACTGATGGATGAAATCGAGGAAGTTCTTGGGATCAGGACCTGTCCGGTTAATTGGCCGATTGGCTGCGGAAGGGATTTTAAAGGGGTTTATGACCGCTTTAAAGAGACCATAACCACATTCCGTGCTTCCATGAACGGGCAGAAGGAAGTGGAGGCAACAGAAGTTCAGCTGGGTGATGCCCAGGTGGATACACTGATCGGGGAAAGCTATCACCGGCAGCTTATGGAAGATATTGAACTCCTTGACGGCGCCAGCGATGAGCTGGATATGGAACGGGTAGGCAAGGGAGACTTGTCTCCTGTATTTTTTGGTTCAGCACTTACAAATTTCGGAGTGGAGACATTTTTGCAGCATTTTCTTCAGATGACAACCTCTCCCCTTCCAAGGCTGACAACAACAGGAGTTGTGGACCCCTTTGAAGAGGACTTTTCCGCTTTTGTATTCAAGATACAGGCCAACATGAACAAGGCCCACAGGGACCGCATTGCATTCATGCGGATCGTATCCGGTAAGTTTGACGCAGGCATGGAGGTGAACCATGTCCAGGGCGGCAAAAAGCTGCGCTTATCCCAGCCTCAGCAGCTTATGGCCCAGGATCGTAAGATCGTGGAAGAAGCCTATGCAGGGGATATTATCGGTGTTTTTGATCCGGGCATCTTTTCTATTGGAGACACCCTTTGCAAATCCAATGAGAAATTGGAATATGAAGGGATCCCCACCTTTGCACCGGAGCATTTCGCAAGGGTGAGGCAGATGGACACCATGAAAAGAAAGCAGTTTATCAAAGGCGTGAACCAGATCGCACAGGAAGGTGCCATTCAGATATTCCAGGAGTTTAATACCGGAATGGAGGAGATCATTGTGGGAGTTGTAGGGGAACTGCAGTTTGAAGTATTGACCTACCGTCTGGAAAACGAGTACAATGTGGAAGTGAAGCTTGAAAAGCTTCCATATGAATATATCCGCTGGATCGAGAATAAGGATGAAATTGATGTGGCAAAGATTCAGGGAACATCAGATATGAAACGGATCAAGGATCTAAAAGACAATCCGCTTCTCTTATTTGTCAACAGCTGGAGCGTAGGCATGGTGTTGGAGCGAAATCCGGGACTGAGGCTTTCCGAATTCGGTCATAGCTAA
- the pepV gene encoding dipeptidase PepV encodes MYRKEIEEYIESHKQEMIDDICTLCRINSEKMAYREGMPYGKGAFEALSEALAIAESYGFSITNYDNYVGTADLNDKERQLDILAHLDVVPAGEGWKETEPFEPVAKEGKLFGRGTADDKGPAVAALYAMRAVKELNIPLKKNVRLILGTDEECGSSDIAHYYAIEEEAPMTFSPDGSFPVVNTEKGGLNGHFTAEWAPSSSFPKLVSINAGTKVNVVPGKATAVVAGIDAKALEHAAAECEKKTGIRFQLELEEDTATITAIGESAHASLPEEGNNALTGLLSYLIKLPLAECRQVTMIRRLLELIPHGDTSGKALGIAMEDELSGSLTLAFSLLKVTESCLEGTFDSRCPVCATEENVLEVVKRNMTEKGFTLHNDSMRPPHHVDGNSEFVKTLLNVYESYTGLKGECVSMGGGTYVHELKNGVAFGASMPGTDNRMHGADEYAVIDELVVSAKIFAQVIVDLCS; translated from the coding sequence ATGTACAGGAAGGAAATTGAGGAATATATAGAGTCACATAAGCAGGAGATGATCGACGACATCTGCACACTGTGCCGTATTAACAGCGAAAAGATGGCCTACAGGGAAGGAATGCCATATGGGAAGGGAGCATTTGAGGCTTTGTCTGAAGCCCTGGCAATCGCGGAATCCTACGGTTTTTCCATTACCAATTACGATAATTATGTAGGAACAGCAGATTTAAATGATAAGGAGCGCCAGCTTGATATCCTGGCTCACCTTGATGTGGTTCCGGCAGGAGAAGGCTGGAAGGAAACAGAACCCTTTGAGCCGGTGGCAAAGGAAGGAAAGCTGTTTGGCCGCGGTACAGCAGATGACAAAGGCCCGGCTGTTGCAGCCCTTTACGCCATGAGAGCGGTAAAGGAGCTGAATATTCCCCTTAAGAAAAATGTCCGGCTGATCCTTGGAACCGACGAAGAGTGCGGAAGCTCTGACATTGCCCATTATTATGCCATAGAAGAGGAAGCTCCCATGACCTTTTCTCCTGACGGCTCTTTTCCGGTGGTGAATACGGAAAAAGGCGGGTTAAACGGTCATTTTACCGCTGAGTGGGCTCCATCATCCAGCTTTCCAAAGCTGGTAAGCATAAATGCCGGAACAAAGGTAAATGTGGTGCCTGGAAAAGCTACTGCAGTGGTAGCAGGCATTGACGCCAAAGCCCTTGAGCATGCTGCAGCAGAGTGTGAAAAGAAAACAGGGATTCGTTTTCAACTGGAGCTGGAAGAAGACACCGCAACCATTACGGCAATCGGTGAAAGTGCCCATGCTTCCCTCCCTGAGGAGGGAAACAATGCCCTGACAGGACTTCTTTCGTATTTAATTAAGCTTCCCCTGGCAGAGTGCCGGCAGGTGACCATGATCCGCCGCCTTTTGGAGCTGATTCCCCATGGGGACACTTCAGGAAAAGCCCTGGGAATCGCCATGGAAGATGAGCTTTCCGGCAGCCTGACTCTGGCATTCAGCTTATTAAAGGTAACGGAATCCTGTCTGGAAGGAACCTTTGACAGCCGGTGCCCTGTCTGCGCTACAGAAGAAAATGTTCTGGAGGTTGTAAAAAGGAACATGACGGAAAAGGGCTTTACCCTTCACAACGATTCCATGAGACCGCCTCATCACGTGGATGGAAATTCAGAATTCGTAAAAACCCTGCTGAATGTTTATGAAAGCTATACCGGCTTAAAGGGAGAGTGCGTGTCCATGGGCGGTGGTACTTATGTCCATGAATTAAAGAACGGCGTTGCCTTCGGCGCTTCCATGCCGGGGACAGATAACCGCATGCATGGAGCCGACGAGTACGCGGTCATTGATGAACTTGTGGTAAGCGCTAAGATATTTGCCCAGGTGATCGTGGATCTGTGTTCATAA
- a CDS encoding GatB/YqeY domain-containing protein: MSKIDEVRAAMVEAMKAKNKQRKDALSMLLSSLKNFEIDKKDHTPITEDEANAVVKKEIKQTQETHDLAPEDRTDIREEAAFRISVYKEFAPEDMGEEQIKEIIQSVLQELGIETPTGADKGRIMKVLMPRVKGKADGKAVNDALAAMMK; encoded by the coding sequence ATGAGTAAAATTGATGAAGTAAGGGCAGCCATGGTAGAGGCCATGAAGGCAAAGAACAAGCAGAGAAAGGATGCCTTATCCATGCTCCTTTCCTCTCTTAAGAATTTTGAGATCGATAAGAAGGATCACACTCCCATTACTGAGGATGAGGCCAATGCGGTTGTAAAGAAGGAAATCAAGCAGACTCAGGAGACTCATGACCTGGCGCCTGAGGACAGGACGGATATCAGGGAGGAAGCGGCGTTCCGTATTTCCGTTTATAAGGAGTTTGCTCCGGAGGATATGGGAGAGGAGCAGATCAAGGAAATCATTCAATCTGTTCTCCAGGAACTGGGAATCGAAACTCCCACCGGGGCTGACAAGGGAAGAATCATGAAGGTCCTGATGCCCAGGGTAAAAGGAAAAGCGGATGGCAAGGCCGTAAATGACGCACTGGCAGCTATGATGAAGTAA
- a CDS encoding MetQ/NlpA family ABC transporter substrate-binding protein, whose amino-acid sequence MKKSLYVLTAALVAAGALTACSGSKGAPATTAAETTQAATTEAAKTDETTAAESKEASGDLEKIVVGATPAPHAEILNAAKDILKEKGYELVVKEYTDYVQPNLALESGDLDANYFQHKPYLDQFNEEKGTDLVSAAAIHYEPFGIYAGKTDSLDNLPDGAQIAVPNDVSNEARALLLLADKGLIGLKEGVELEATKNDIVKNDKNFKIVEVEAAQLPRSLGDVDVAVINGNYAIEAGLKVSDALAVEDAKSVAATLYSNIVAVRAGEESSEKTKALVEALTSDTIKKFIEDTYDGAVVPSF is encoded by the coding sequence ATGAAAAAGTCACTTTATGTACTTACGGCAGCACTGGTTGCCGCAGGAGCACTGACCGCATGCTCAGGAAGTAAGGGAGCACCGGCAACGACCGCAGCAGAGACAACACAGGCTGCAACAACAGAAGCAGCGAAGACAGATGAAACAACGGCAGCAGAGAGCAAGGAGGCTTCCGGCGACTTGGAAAAGATCGTTGTAGGCGCAACTCCGGCTCCTCACGCAGAGATTTTAAATGCTGCAAAGGATATCCTAAAGGAAAAGGGATATGAGCTGGTGGTAAAAGAATATACGGATTATGTACAGCCAAACCTGGCCCTTGAATCCGGAGATCTAGATGCCAACTATTTCCAGCACAAGCCATATCTGGATCAGTTCAACGAGGAAAAGGGAACAGACCTTGTAAGCGCAGCAGCTATTCACTATGAACCTTTCGGCATTTATGCCGGAAAGACCGATTCTCTTGACAACCTTCCTGACGGAGCCCAGATCGCAGTGCCGAATGACGTTTCCAACGAGGCAAGAGCTCTTCTTTTACTGGCAGACAAGGGGCTGATCGGCTTAAAGGAAGGTGTTGAGCTGGAGGCTACCAAGAATGACATTGTAAAAAATGACAAGAACTTCAAGATCGTTGAAGTTGAAGCTGCCCAGCTTCCCCGTTCCTTAGGCGACGTGGATGTGGCTGTTATCAATGGAAACTATGCAATTGAGGCCGGCTTAAAGGTATCTGATGCCCTGGCCGTAGAGGATGCCAAGTCAGTAGCAGCGACCCTTTACAGCAACATTGTTGCCGTACGTGCAGGAGAGGAAAGCAGTGAGAAGACAAAAGCCCTTGTGGAAGCTTTAACAAGCGATACCATTAAAAAGTTTATTGAAGACACCTACGATGGTGCGGTAGTTCCTTCTTTCTAA
- a CDS encoding methionine ABC transporter ATP-binding protein — MQSAEPIIQLVGLGKEFRTANGPIKALDDINLSIEQGEIFGIIGLSGAGKSTLVRCINYLEIPTSGDVLFENKSLASMRPREQRLARQSMGMIFQQFNLLAQRNVLQNVCFPLEIAGVPKKDGIKRAMELLEIVGLKERAKAYPAQLSGGQKQRVAIARALATNPKVLLCDEATSALDPNTTKSILGLLKDINRSMGVTVVVITHEMTVIEAICDRVAIIDQSHIAEVGNVTEIFSEPKSKIGRQLILGEAAELVSRFGGSRRVRISFDGRSSFEPVLANMILACKVPVNIMHAETRDINGTAMGQMVIQLPEEEVDQNRILNYLKTAGITHEEVKDYDL, encoded by the coding sequence ATGCAGTCAGCAGAACCTATTATCCAGCTGGTGGGACTGGGAAAAGAGTTCCGAACCGCAAACGGCCCCATTAAGGCCCTAGATGATATTAACCTGTCCATTGAACAGGGAGAAATATTTGGAATTATCGGTTTGAGCGGAGCCGGTAAGAGCACCTTGGTCCGCTGTATCAATTATCTGGAAATCCCTACATCGGGAGATGTGCTTTTCGAGAATAAGAGTCTGGCTTCTATGCGGCCCCGGGAGCAGAGGCTGGCCAGACAGTCCATGGGCATGATCTTTCAGCAGTTTAACCTGCTGGCCCAGAGGAATGTATTACAGAATGTGTGCTTTCCTCTGGAAATCGCAGGCGTTCCCAAAAAGGATGGGATCAAAAGGGCTATGGAGCTTTTGGAAATCGTGGGACTTAAAGAGAGGGCAAAGGCTTATCCGGCCCAGTTGTCAGGCGGGCAGAAGCAAAGGGTTGCCATAGCAAGAGCCCTGGCGACCAATCCCAAGGTTCTCCTTTGCGATGAAGCCACAAGCGCTTTGGATCCAAATACCACAAAGTCCATACTGGGGCTTTTAAAGGATATTAACCGGTCCATGGGAGTTACGGTGGTGGTCATCACCCATGAGATGACGGTGATCGAAGCCATCTGCGACCGGGTGGCGATTATTGACCAGAGCCACATTGCAGAAGTGGGAAACGTAACAGAAATATTCTCTGAGCCAAAGTCCAAAATCGGAAGACAGCTCATATTAGGGGAGGCGGCGGAATTAGTCAGCCGGTTCGGCGGCTCCAGAAGGGTCCGGATTTCCTTTGACGGCCGGTCTTCCTTTGAACCGGTCCTTGCCAATATGATATTAGCCTGTAAGGTCCCGGTGAATATTATGCATGCCGAGACAAGGGACATTAACGGAACCGCTATGGGACAGATGGTCATCCAGCTTCCGGAGGAGGAAGTGGACCAGAACAGGATCCTTAATTATTTAAAGACAGCGGGAATCACTCATGAGGAGGTAAAGGATTATGATCTTTGA
- a CDS encoding glycoside hydrolase family 5 protein has translation MEFLKTKGKAIVTESGRQVYLRGTCIGGWMNMENFINGYPGTEISLREHMAGRLGKENGEFFFTEMMKEFLSEEDVRFIASTGANCVRLALNYRHFEDDSQPFVYKEKGFKILEAAVSLCERHHLYVILDMHAIQGWQNTHWHSDNDGGISLFWTDACYQKRYISFMQELARRFCGRPAVAGYELFNEPSSSCRSGDYPFNMYENFTSDYETFNQVVRNTVHAIREIDPDHIIFIEGDCYGHNFSGLEAPFAENLVYSSHDYIISSFGPGKYPGHYEELHNDRVETASYWDYEKQINHIKETEGWQFSEKYQVPLWVGEFGSQYCTGEEDMPNRLASMDDQLKAMNELGLHWTTWTYKDCGTMGWVTVKPDSEYLRQVAGVQRQKGLLGAENFTAWRSECPGKEVTREFTRYMLSLLEEAPNYTFGTFQKCMNYALLTGFAAGVLQPEYANQFKNCSREDISRIMKSFALENCEKNERYLEILRQRLVQ, from the coding sequence ATGGAGTTTCTTAAAACCAAAGGAAAAGCAATTGTCACAGAATCCGGGCGCCAGGTCTATCTGCGAGGTACCTGCATCGGCGGCTGGATGAATATGGAAAATTTTATCAACGGTTATCCAGGAACAGAAATTTCCTTAAGAGAGCACATGGCCGGCCGGCTGGGAAAGGAAAATGGAGAGTTTTTCTTCACCGAAATGATGAAAGAATTTTTGTCTGAAGAGGATGTACGCTTTATAGCTTCCACCGGGGCAAACTGCGTGCGCCTGGCGCTCAACTACAGGCATTTTGAAGATGATTCCCAGCCCTTTGTCTACAAAGAAAAGGGATTTAAGATCCTGGAGGCAGCCGTCTCCCTGTGTGAGCGCCACCATTTATACGTCATTTTAGACATGCACGCCATACAGGGCTGGCAGAACACCCACTGGCACAGCGACAATGACGGGGGAATCTCCCTGTTCTGGACCGATGCCTGCTACCAGAAACGTTACATCAGCTTTATGCAGGAGCTGGCCCGGCGTTTTTGCGGCCGTCCCGCAGTGGCCGGCTATGAATTGTTCAACGAGCCAAGCTCCAGCTGCCGCAGCGGGGATTATCCCTTTAACATGTACGAAAATTTCACCTCGGATTACGAAACCTTCAACCAGGTTGTAAGGAATACGGTACACGCCATCCGGGAGATTGATCCGGACCACATCATCTTTATCGAAGGCGACTGCTACGGACATAATTTTTCCGGTCTGGAGGCCCCTTTTGCCGAAAACCTTGTTTATTCCTCCCACGATTACATCATCTCCAGCTTTGGCCCCGGCAAATATCCGGGACATTACGAGGAACTGCATAATGACCGGGTTGAAACAGCCAGCTACTGGGATTATGAAAAGCAGATAAATCATATTAAGGAAACAGAAGGCTGGCAATTTTCCGAAAAATATCAGGTTCCTTTATGGGTCGGGGAATTTGGCTCCCAGTATTGTACGGGAGAAGAGGATATGCCAAACCGCCTGGCATCCATGGACGACCAGTTAAAGGCAATGAATGAGCTTGGTCTTCACTGGACCACCTGGACTTATAAGGACTGCGGCACCATGGGCTGGGTAACGGTTAAGCCGGACAGTGAATACCTGCGGCAGGTCGCAGGGGTCCAGCGTCAGAAGGGTCTTTTAGGAGCCGAAAACTTCACCGCATGGCGAAGCGAATGCCCAGGCAAAGAAGTGACCAGGGAATTCACCAGATACATGTTGTCTCTCCTGGAAGAGGCTCCGAATTATACCTTCGGCACCTTTCAGAAATGTATGAACTACGCTTTGCTGACCGGCTTTGCCGCAGGTGTCTTACAGCCGGAATACGCAAATCAGTTTAAAAACTGCAGCCGTGAGGATATATCCAGAATCATGAAGTCTTTTGCTTTGGAAAATTGTGAGAAGAATGAACGGTATCTTGAAATTTTAAGACAGCGGCTGGTGCAATAG